One genomic window of Acidovorax radicis includes the following:
- a CDS encoding enoyl-CoA hydratase, which yields MSYETIEVRVEADKVGIITLNRPKQLNALNDQLMDELGAALKAFDADEKIGCMIVTGSERAFAAGADIGAMAKYSFADAYKGDYITRNWEAIRSIRKPVVAAVSGFALGGGCELAMMCDFIIAADNAKFGQPEIKLGVIPGAGGTQRLPRAVGKSKAMDMALTGRMMDATEAERAGLVSRVVPYEKMMDEALAAAITIAGFSQIAVMAAKESVNRAFEGSLSDGVMFERRLFHALFATQDQKEGMDAFVNKRAAIFSNQ from the coding sequence ATGAGCTACGAAACCATCGAAGTCCGCGTTGAAGCGGACAAGGTCGGCATCATCACCCTCAACCGCCCCAAGCAACTCAACGCACTGAACGACCAGTTGATGGACGAACTGGGGGCCGCCCTGAAGGCGTTTGATGCCGATGAGAAGATCGGCTGCATGATCGTGACAGGCAGTGAAAGGGCGTTCGCCGCCGGAGCCGATATCGGCGCCATGGCCAAATACAGCTTTGCCGATGCCTACAAGGGCGACTACATCACCCGCAACTGGGAAGCGATCCGCTCCATCCGCAAGCCCGTCGTTGCGGCGGTCAGTGGCTTTGCGCTGGGAGGCGGTTGTGAACTGGCGATGATGTGCGATTTCATCATTGCGGCAGACAACGCCAAGTTTGGCCAGCCGGAAATCAAACTGGGCGTCATCCCCGGCGCGGGCGGCACGCAGCGCCTGCCACGCGCTGTCGGCAAATCAAAAGCCATGGACATGGCTTTGACGGGCCGCATGATGGATGCCACCGAAGCGGAACGCGCAGGCCTTGTCAGCCGCGTGGTGCCCTACGAAAAAATGATGGATGAGGCGCTGGCTGCAGCCATCACCATCGCAGGGTTCTCGCAGATTGCCGTCATGGCCGCCAAGGAATCCGTCAACCGCGCGTTCGAAGGCTCGTTGTCTGATGGCGTGATGTTTGAGCGCCGCCTCTTTCACGCCCTGTTTGCGACGCAGGACCAAAAGGAAGGCATGGATGCTTTCGTGAACAAACGAGCTGCGATCTTCTCAAACCAATAA